The DNA segment GATGGCAAAGGAGTCGTGAATATCCTCCGAGTTGGTAATATTCAAAGTAAACCACAACTGTTTTCAACTTTTATGCTATCCCTTTTTGCCGAGATTTATATGATGTTTCCGGAAGAAGGTGATAGTGGAAAACCAAAACTAGTTCTCTTCATCGATGAAGCTCATTTGATTTTCAAAGAAGCTTCGAAAACTCTTTTAAGTCAAATAGAAACGATGGTAAAATTGATTCGTTCCAAAGGTGTTGGTATTTATTTTATTACTCAAATTCCTGGTGATGTTCCAGAAAATGTTTTATCGCAATTGGGTCTTAAAATCCAACATGCCTTACGCGGATTTACCGCAAAGGATCGAAAAGAAATTTCAAAAGCGGTCGAAAACTATCCGATCACTGAGTTCTATGATGCTAAAGAGTTAATTCAAAACCTGGGGATTGGGGAAGCATTTATCACTGCGCTTGATGAGAAAGGAATTCCAACACCGTTGGTTCACACTTTCTTGATCTCACCGGAGTCAAGAATGGATATTTTAAATGATGCGGAAGTTTCAGATCTAACGAGTCGTTCTGCGATGGTCGCGAAATATGAGCAAACCATCAATAAAGATTCTGCCTACGAAATGTTGACTAGTAGAATGGAACAAGCTGTTCAAAATGCTGCTCCCACGGTCAAAACAAAAACAATAAAACAAGAGCCTGGAGTTTTCGAAAGCGTTATGAAATCTCGAGCAGGCCGTACGTTTGCTACCACAATTGCCAGAGAAGGTGCGAAATTTGTCTTAGGGATGTTTGGTCTAGGAGGAAGAAAAAGATAATTAAAAAGAAAAAAATTGTATTCAGTAATTGACATAGAAAGTAACGGTGCCGGTTTTCGAAAAGAGAGCATTATCGAGATCGCCGTTTATAAATATGATGGTCACCACATTGTTGACCAGTTTATTTCTTTGGTAAACCCAGAAAGTGACATCACCCCTTTTGTGCAAAGACTGACTAATATTTC comes from the Chryseobacterium sp. SNU WT5 genome and includes:
- a CDS encoding helicase HerA-like domain-containing protein — protein: MADKAKFIEELTPRYTPKGEFITLGKGMLDGEVVPELDVTIPLKTINRHGLIAGATGTGKTKTVQVFAEQLSHAGIPSLVLDIKGDFSGIAEPGTENAIITERYAKTKLPYQAQAFPVELMSISGEKGVKLRATVTEFGPLLLSKILNLNDTQQSIISIVFKYCDDKGLPLIDLDDLKKVLQYVTDNPQGKADLSNNYGSISPASLGAILRSIVALEQQGATSFFGEPSFDVEDLLQQRDGKGVVNILRVGNIQSKPQLFSTFMLSLFAEIYMMFPEEGDSGKPKLVLFIDEAHLIFKEASKTLLSQIETMVKLIRSKGVGIYFITQIPGDVPENVLSQLGLKIQHALRGFTAKDRKEISKAVENYPITEFYDAKELIQNLGIGEAFITALDEKGIPTPLVHTFLISPESRMDILNDAEVSDLTSRSAMVAKYEQTINKDSAYEMLTSRMEQAVQNAAPTVKTKTIKQEPGVFESVMKSRAGRTFATTIAREGAKFVLGMFGLGGRKR